In Deltaproteobacteria bacterium, the following proteins share a genomic window:
- a CDS encoding methyltransferase domain-containing protein yields MDPAVVSALRCPVCKSDTLSAAGGSLTCHRCDRRYPRAAAGYIDLLDVDGERAPATAAQRFMESELVARIYERFWRPFMVRALAGPGAAGAAGGFAGELFIHKNALGVDDRAGPWLDLSCGPGLFTRAFAAAAPGQSIIGLDISRPMLEEAAKRTRAYPNVTLVRADAHDLPFADRQLGGVNNAGALHVYDDPDQVFREVFRVIRPGGVYVGSTFVDAARLTSRLASRLSGIRRYDPHELRAQLSRVGFAEYEEVRLGDGFVFKAKKP; encoded by the coding sequence GTGGATCCAGCAGTCGTATCGGCGCTGCGCTGCCCCGTGTGCAAATCCGACACGCTGTCGGCGGCCGGCGGTTCGTTGACGTGTCACCGGTGCGATCGGCGCTACCCGCGTGCCGCCGCCGGCTACATCGACCTGCTCGACGTCGACGGGGAACGCGCGCCGGCGACGGCGGCGCAGCGGTTCATGGAAAGCGAACTCGTCGCGCGGATCTACGAGCGGTTCTGGCGCCCGTTCATGGTGCGCGCGCTCGCCGGGCCGGGGGCGGCCGGCGCCGCGGGCGGGTTTGCGGGAGAGCTGTTCATTCACAAGAATGCGCTCGGAGTCGACGACCGCGCCGGGCCGTGGCTCGACTTGTCGTGCGGTCCGGGGCTGTTTACCCGCGCGTTTGCGGCCGCGGCGCCCGGCCAATCCATCATCGGGCTCGACATCTCGCGGCCGATGTTGGAGGAGGCGGCCAAGCGCACGCGCGCCTATCCGAACGTGACGCTGGTGCGCGCCGACGCGCACGATCTGCCGTTCGCGGACCGCCAGCTGGGCGGAGTCAACAACGCCGGCGCGCTGCACGTCTACGACGATCCGGATCAGGTCTTTCGCGAGGTCTTCCGCGTCATCCGGCCGGGAGGCGTCTACGTCGGCAGCACCTTCGTCGACGCGGCGCGCCTCACGTCGCGGCTGGCGTCGCGCCTGTCGGGCATTCGGCGCTACGACCCGCACGAGCTGCGCGCGCAGCTTTCGCGCGTCGGCTTTGCGGAATACGAGGAGGTCCGGCTGGGGGACGGCTTCGTGTTCAAGGCGAAAAAACCGTGA